The Macrobrachium nipponense isolate FS-2020 chromosome 27, ASM1510439v2, whole genome shotgun sequence genome includes a region encoding these proteins:
- the LOC135200670 gene encoding activating transcription factor 7-interacting protein 1-like, with the protein MLALGADRQVGFGVEDGCCETLVRKTRQNAGVGSFGKDKVEEGRLSRPQEDPASSSVLEQDPVSGSVLDQDPASGSVLDQDPASGSVLDQDPASGSVLDLDPASGSVLDLDPASGSVLDQDPASGSDPASSSVLEQDPVSSSVLDQDPASSSVLDQDPASGSVLDQDPVSGSVLDQDPASGSVLDLDPASGSVLDQDPASGSVLDQDPASSSVLDQDPVSGSVLDQDPASGSILDQDPASSSVLDQDPVSGSVLDQDPASGSVLDQDPASSSVLDQDPVSGSVLDLDPASSSVLDQDPASSSVLDQDPVSGSVLDQDPASGSVLDQDPASSSVLDQDPVSGSVLDLDPASGSVLD; encoded by the exons ATGTTAGCTCTGGGGGCTGACAGACAGGTGGGATTTGGGGTCGAGGATGGTTGTTGT GAGACACTTGTAAGGAAGACACGGCAGAATGCAGGTGTCGGGAGTTTTGGTAAAGATAAAGTCGAGGAGGGAAGACTCTCGAGACCACAGGAG GATCCGGCTTCCAGCTCCGTTCTGGAGCAGGATCCAGTTTCCGGTTCCGTTCTGGATCAGGATCCGGCTTCCGGTTCTGTTCTGGATCAGGATCCGGCTTCCGGTTCCGTTCTGGATCAGGATCCGGCTTCCGGTTCCGTTCTGGATCTTGATCCGGCTTCCGGTTCCGTTCTGGATCTTGATCCGGCTTCCGGTTCCGTTCTGGATCAGGATCCGGCTTCCGGTTCT GATCCGGCTTCCAGCTCCGTTCTGGAGCAGGATCCAGTTTCCAGTTCCGTTCTGGATCAGGATCCGGCTTCCAGTTCCGTTCTGGATCAGGATCCGGCTTCCGGTTCCGTTCTGGATCAGGATCCAGTTTCCGGTTCCGTTCTGGATCAGGATCCGGCTTCCGGTTCCGTTCTGGATCTTGATCCGGCTTCCGGTTCCGTTCTGGATCAGGATCCGGCTTCCGGTTCCGTTCTGGATCAGGATCCGGCTTCCAGCTCCGTTCTGGATCAGGATCCAGTTTCCGGTTCTGTTCTGGATCAGGATCCAGCTTCCGGTTCCATTCTGGATCAGGATCCGGCTTCCAGCTCCGTTCTGGATCAGGATCCAGTTTCCGGTTCCGTTCTAGATCAGGATCCGGCTTCCGGTTCCGTTCTGGATCAGGATCCGGCTTCCAGCTCCGTTCTGGATCAGGATCCAGTTTCCGGTTCCGTTCTGGATCTTGATCCGGCTTCCAGTTCCGTTCTGGATCAGGATCCAGCTTCCAGCTCCGTTCTGGATCAGGATCCAGTTTCCGGTTCCGTTCTGGATCAGGATCCGGCTTCCGGTTCCGTTCTGGATCAGGATCCGGCTTCCAGCTCCGTTCTGGATCAGGATCCAGTTTCCGGTTCCGTTCTGGATCTTGATCCGGCTTCCGGTTCCGTTCTGGATTAG
- the LOC135200672 gene encoding serine/arginine repetitive matrix protein 1-like: MIKGLSTDLAGRFGRALCSNGTGSRILIQNGTGSRILIPWNNRKPDPDPERNRKLDPDPSDGTEAGSIQDQRQPEAGSLIERNRTELWNLILDQTGEPEGRIRIPKRTGNWILIQNELEAGSMIRIGKPKPDKPIQDPDGTRKLDPDPETLEPWKPDPIQNGTKNGNETGSEIQNGAGSRILIQNGTGSRRIYPDPERNWKPDPDPERGTGSPDPDPERNRTPDPDPNGTGNWILSEGAGSWILIQNKPEAGFLIQNGNWKLDLIQNGAESRSDPEGTGKRSGSRTSESERASRSRSSEPESRIKIQRSRKPIKIQRNRKPDPIQEQRTGTDPDPERNRKPDPDPERNLKTGSPAPERSWKSRDPNRERKPGSRIKIQNEPNWILIQNGAEDRILIQKQNRKPDQDPERSRASGSDPETEPKPDPDPQRNRKPDPDPQRNRKPDPDPEQNRKPDPDPERNRKHDPAPERSWKPDPNPERNRKPDPDPERNRKPDPDSDVTGTESDPDPERNRKPDPDPERNRKPDPDPERNRKPDPDPERNRKPDPDPERTENWILLQNGA; this comes from the exons ATGATCAAGGGACTGAGCACCGACCTCGCGGGTCGATTTGGACGAGCGCTCTGCTCG AACGGAACCGGAAGCCGGATCCTGATCCAGAACGGAACCGGAAGCCGGATCCTGATACCATGGAATAACCGGAAGCCGGATCCTGATCCAGAACGGAACCGGAAACTGGATCCTGATCCAAGCGACGGAACGGAAGCCGGATCGATCCAAGATCAACGGCAACCGGAAGCCGGATCCCTGATAGAACGGAACCG AACGGAGCTATGGAACCTGATCCTGGATCAGACCGGGGAACCGGAAGGCCGGATCCGGATCCCGAAACGAACCGGAAACTGGATCCTGATCCAGAACGAGCTGGAAGCCGGATCCATGATCAGAATCGGGAAACCGAAACCGGATAAGCCGATCCAAGATCCAGACGGAACCCGGAAACTGGATCCTGATCCAGAAACCCTGGAGCCTTGGAAGCCGGATCCTATCCAGAACGGAACCAAG AACGGGAACGAAACTGGATCTGAAATCCAGAACGGAGCTGGAAGCCGGATCCTGATCCAGAACGGAACCGGAAGCCGGCGGATCTATCCTGATCCAGAACGGAACTGGAAGCCGGATCCTGATCCAGAACGTGGAACTGGAAGTCCGGATCCTGATCCAGAACGGAACCGGACGCCGGATCCTGATCCGAACGGAACCGGAAACTGGATCCTATCCGAAGGAGCTGGAAGCTGGATCCTGATCCAGAACAAGCCGGAAGCCGGATTCCTGATCCAGAACGGGAACTGGAAACTGGATCTGATCCAGAACGGAGCGGAAAGCCGATCCGATCCAGAAGGAACCGGAA AACGGAGCGGAAGCCGGACCTCAGAATCAGAACGGGCCAGCCGATCAAGATCCAGCGAACCGGAAAGCCGGATCAAGATCCAACGGAGCCGGAAGCCGATCAAGATCCAACGGAACCGGAAGCCAGATCCTATCCAAGAACAAAGAACCGGAACCGATCCTGATCCAGAACGGAACCGGAAGCCGGATCCTGATCCAGAACGGAACCTGAAAACTGGATCTCCTGCTCCAGAACGGAGCTGGAAAAGCCGGGATCCTAATCGAGAACGGAAACCGGGAAGCCGGATCAAGATCCAGAACGAACCGAACTGGATCCTGATCCAGAACGGAGCTGAAGACCGGATCCTGATCCAGAAACAGAACCGGAAGCCGGATCAAGATCCAGAACGGAGCCGAGCAAGCGGATCTGATCCAGAAACGGAACCGAAGCCGGATCCTGATCCACAACGTAACCGGAAGCCGGATCCTGATCCACAACGGAACCGGAAGCCGGATCCTGATCCAGAACAGAACCGGAAGCCGGATCCTGATCCAGAACGGAACCGGAAACATGATCCTGCTCCAGAACGGAGCTGGAAGCCGGATCCTAATCCAGAACGGAACCGGAAGCCGGATCCTGATCCAGAACGGAACCGGAAGCCGGATCCTGATTCAGACGTAACCGGAACCGAATCGGATCCTGATCCAGAACGGAACCGGAAGCCGGATCCTGATCCAGAACGGAACCGGAAGCCGGATCCTGATCCAGAACGGAACCGGAAGCCGGATCCTGATCCAGAACGGAACCGGAAGCCGGATCCTGATCCAGAACGAACGGAAAACTGGATCCTGCTCCAGAACGGAGCTTGA